The Sphaerospermopsis torques-reginae ITEP-024 genome has a window encoding:
- a CDS encoding sodium-dependent bicarbonate transport family permease has product MDGSLILFNILNPPVLFFFLGMLAVFLKSDLEIPQPLPKLFSLYLLLSIGFKGGHELAESGINSQIAMTLIVAIVMASIVPVYTFFILRLKLDHYNAAAIAATYGSISAVTFITASSFLEKLHIPYGGHMVAALALMESPAIIIGLILVRAFAPKTEGEEGFSWGKVMHEAFLNGSVFLLVGSLLVGLLTGEKGWEKLQPFTQGIFYGALTFFLLDMGLVAARRIKDLSKTGSFLIGFSVFIPVVNAILGILIAKVLGMGEGNGLLFAVLCASASYIAVPAAMRLTVPESNPSLYVSMALALTFPFNIIVGIPLYLQILKLVGV; this is encoded by the coding sequence ATGGATGGCAGTTTAATTCTTTTTAACATTCTCAATCCCCCTGTGTTGTTCTTCTTTTTGGGAATGCTGGCGGTTTTTCTAAAATCAGATTTAGAAATTCCCCAACCCTTACCAAAATTATTTTCACTGTATTTACTGTTATCCATTGGTTTTAAAGGCGGACATGAACTAGCAGAAAGTGGCATTAACTCGCAAATAGCAATGACGCTGATAGTTGCTATTGTCATGGCTTCTATTGTACCAGTATACACATTTTTTATTCTCAGACTCAAACTTGATCATTACAATGCGGCTGCTATCGCTGCTACCTACGGTTCTATTAGTGCAGTCACCTTTATTACCGCTAGTTCTTTCCTAGAAAAACTGCACATTCCCTATGGTGGACACATGGTAGCAGCATTAGCTTTAATGGAATCTCCAGCTATTATTATCGGCTTAATTCTGGTGAGAGCATTTGCACCCAAGACAGAAGGTGAAGAAGGATTTTCTTGGGGAAAAGTGATGCACGAAGCTTTTTTAAATGGCTCAGTATTTTTGTTAGTTGGTAGTTTGTTAGTTGGACTATTAACAGGAGAAAAAGGTTGGGAAAAATTACAACCATTTACTCAAGGAATTTTCTACGGTGCGCTGACTTTCTTTTTACTTGATATGGGATTAGTAGCAGCCAGAAGAATTAAAGATTTAAGTAAAACAGGTTCTTTCTTAATTGGTTTTTCTGTTTTCATTCCTGTTGTCAATGCTATCTTAGGAATTTTGATTGCAAAAGTCTTGGGAATGGGAGAAGGAAACGGACTTTTATTTGCGGTTTTATGTGCCAGTGCTTCTTATATTGCCGTACCAGCAGCAATGAGATTAACTGTTCCCGAATCTAATCCTAGTCTTTATGTTTCTATGGCTTTAGCTTTAACATTCCCCTTTAATATTATTGTGGGAATTCCTCTTTACTTGCAAATTTTAAAACTTGTTGGTGTATAA
- a CDS encoding sensor histidine kinase, with product MFFQRFNQSTIRTRLTTWYILLLGCTLVVFDTYLYIQLKHSLLGQLDTALQVAASETFTEVIQVDGHPTLKIKQQSETITRKLTNAGFSVRLVSAQGEIWDGIGSYKTIPPMMPVKMGYTSVTEYGKIWRVYTQPLSLSSTAGWLQVAQSLDPISEASEHLLTLMLLSFPLILLIAACGGLFLADQALLPIDRIIRTAQAIGPNDFTQRIGDQGSTDEVGRLAVTLDGMLDRLQAAFEHERRFTADASHELRTPLTVIKGRLGVTLSRERTPEEYHHTLQELQREVDRLIRLANGLLFLTRLDQSESEYQWTLTHVDLSELLEVLIEQIQLLAADKNITICASIKPLLYITGNSDHLTSLFLNLLDNAVKYTSPEGKISVETYRESEQVKVTITNTGKGIAAEHLPHLFERFYRAESDRSRYTGGSGLGLAIAHEIVRLHGGKIYVTSNPHQFTTFTVELPF from the coding sequence ATGTTTTTTCAACGATTTAATCAAAGTACAATTAGAACTCGTCTAACAACATGGTACATACTGCTTTTGGGCTGTACGCTAGTAGTTTTCGATACCTATTTATATATTCAATTAAAACATAGTTTACTTGGTCAATTAGACACAGCTTTGCAGGTTGCAGCTTCGGAAACTTTTACTGAAGTTATTCAGGTGGATGGTCATCCTACTTTGAAGATCAAACAACAGTCTGAAACTATTACCCGTAAGTTAACTAATGCTGGTTTTTCCGTGCGTTTGGTTTCTGCCCAAGGAGAAATATGGGATGGTATCGGTAGTTACAAAACCATACCACCGATGATGCCTGTAAAAATGGGTTATACCAGTGTTACCGAATACGGCAAGATTTGGCGAGTTTATACTCAACCATTATCTTTATCTTCAACCGCTGGTTGGTTACAAGTTGCCCAATCTCTAGATCCTATTTCTGAAGCTTCAGAACATCTGCTGACTTTGATGCTTTTGAGTTTTCCTTTAATTCTTTTAATTGCAGCTTGTGGAGGTTTATTTTTAGCGGATCAAGCGTTACTTCCTATTGATCGCATTATTCGCACCGCCCAAGCAATAGGACCTAATGATTTTACCCAGCGCATCGGTGATCAAGGTTCAACAGATGAAGTGGGAAGATTAGCTGTCACCTTGGATGGGATGTTAGATCGCTTGCAGGCTGCATTTGAGCATGAACGCAGATTTACAGCCGATGCTTCTCATGAGTTACGCACACCTTTGACGGTGATTAAAGGCAGACTGGGTGTAACTTTAAGTAGAGAGCGTACACCAGAAGAATATCATCATACCTTACAAGAATTACAACGGGAAGTTGATCGTTTGATTCGTCTTGCTAATGGTTTGCTTTTTCTCACTCGTTTGGATCAAAGTGAATCTGAATATCAATGGACTTTGACTCATGTTGATTTAAGCGAGTTACTAGAAGTTCTCATCGAGCAAATTCAGCTTTTAGCAGCAGATAAAAATATTACCATCTGTGCAAGTATAAAACCCTTACTTTACATTACTGGCAATTCTGATCACTTAACCAGTTTGTTTTTAAATTTACTAGATAATGCCGTTAAGTACACATCCCCGGAAGGTAAAATTAGTGTAGAAACATATCGTGAAAGTGAACAGGTGAAAGTAACTATCACTAATACGGGTAAAGGAATTGCAGCGGAACATTTACCCCATTTATTTGAGCGTTTTTATCGTGCAGAAAGCGATCGCTCACGGTATACAGGTGGCTCAGGATTAGGTTTGGCGATCGCCCATGAAATTGTTCGCTTACACGGTGGTAAAATTTATGTCACCAGCAACCCCCATCAATTCACCACATTCACTGTAGAATTACCATTTTGA
- a CDS encoding response regulator transcription factor, with translation MRILLVEDEPGIAQFISQGLREMSYAVDVAHDGEEGKEYIFAAEYDIIILDIMLPKIDGLKLLEEFRQQKIKTPVLLLTARDTVEDRVKGLDQGADDYLVKPFAFSELLARLRALQRRPPLQFNTILQVGDLTMDVVTREVQRGGRFIELSPLEFKLLEYLLRNSNTVVTRTQIGEHVWDFDFYSDSNVVDVYVGYLRRKIDRGSDQPLLHTVRGVGYCLKGIGDR, from the coding sequence ATGCGAATTTTGCTAGTTGAAGATGAACCAGGAATAGCTCAATTTATCAGTCAAGGACTCAGAGAGATGAGTTACGCTGTTGATGTGGCTCATGATGGTGAAGAAGGTAAGGAATACATCTTTGCTGCTGAGTATGACATTATCATCTTAGATATTATGCTACCCAAAATTGATGGGTTAAAGCTACTAGAAGAATTTCGCCAGCAAAAAATTAAAACTCCAGTCTTACTTTTAACAGCACGGGATACTGTAGAAGATCGGGTAAAAGGGTTAGATCAGGGTGCGGATGATTACTTAGTCAAACCTTTTGCATTTTCAGAACTACTAGCACGGTTACGAGCTTTGCAACGTCGCCCACCATTACAATTTAACACCATTTTACAGGTTGGTGATTTAACTATGGATGTAGTCACAAGGGAAGTTCAGCGTGGAGGACGTTTCATTGAACTTAGCCCCTTAGAGTTTAAACTTTTAGAGTATTTATTGCGTAATTCCAATACAGTAGTTACCCGTACACAAATAGGTGAACACGTTTGGGATTTTGATTTTTATAGTGATTCTAATGTTGTAGATGTATATGTTGGTTATTTGAGACGGAAAATAGATCGGGGTTCTGATCAGCCACTACTGCATACAGTTAGAGGAGTAGGATATTGTCTCAAGGGAATAGGTGATAGGTGA
- a CDS encoding DUF3110 domain-containing protein, translating to MRVFVLLFNAGTNNEGIHSIRVGDRNTIMMFESEDDATRFALMLEAQDFPTPTVEGMDAEDIKEFCESAGFGWELVPENSNIVVTPPEQNVEETDWKPEGQTQNNYDNSSQSEEQEMSASELDSFRRRLEGLL from the coding sequence ATGCGTGTTTTTGTACTACTCTTCAATGCGGGAACTAATAATGAAGGGATTCACTCGATTCGGGTGGGCGATCGCAATACAATCATGATGTTTGAATCAGAGGATGATGCTACTCGCTTTGCTTTAATGTTAGAAGCGCAAGATTTCCCCACCCCCACAGTTGAAGGAATGGATGCTGAGGATATCAAGGAATTTTGTGAAAGTGCGGGTTTTGGCTGGGAACTTGTGCCAGAAAATAGTAATATCGTGGTGACACCTCCAGAACAGAACGTAGAAGAAACTGATTGGAAACCAGAAGGTCAAACTCAAAATAACTATGATAATAGTTCTCAGTCAGAAGAACAGGAAATGTCTGCTTCTGAACTAGACAGCTTCCGTCGCAGACTAGAAGGGTTATTGTAA
- a CDS encoding translocation/assembly module TamB domain-containing protein — MSNTSKQDQETPTASRKRLWLMILSRGSMALGALLLMVIIGGIWRLREFIQKDLAPLAQQNLTNTLNRPVELGKVKEFSLTGVRFAASAIPATPTDTDRVTIEAVDVGFDPWQLVINRQLKLDVTLINPDIYIQQDNQGRWITTTIAPPGKPGLIKTDLDKLRVRNARLILVGNQKTESPVPSHQSLIPVTFSGLYGTAQLIENNRLIKFDVAGKPKNGGNIFLQGNLRAQANLEGNLRVKTQDLLAADITRLIQLPINLQAGRVNGDLQIQLIPNQQTLLDGTAALQAVTLQIPQVPQLLSNTQGNVKFQGLAIELDNVVSNYGKIPLTAKGVIDREKGFNLSGSVNAVSVSNALETLKVQSPFPVSGVVKADLQILGNIDEPVLSGTVANIKTAKIDQVDFEKVSSKFELSTRDAVLTFKDIQGQTKLGGEVSGAGKISLGKVPQINVNLTAKNVPGDAIAKLYNDHINSTFKIGTVSATANLIGTANNIQTFVKWQAPQATYAATGETIINPNRTVDFRNVAVNIAGNIIRVYGNYNPQSWQAVAQASGVKLTPFLNSQQLENISLNNAAFNGKLVISGTSENFKITNIRPEDANINIAGGKVAISRFQLEDKNFIADLIAQNVRLGTILKQSAPIFNNPIAGKFTIAGNTENFNFNNFGAIGEGSLKVNNGTITAKNIQVSNGRYKAQVAVKNVPVQRLANVPPQIQGALVGEFNVAGNVASFQPETIQANGQAKLNLAGGTVTASNIQLANGHYQTLVNSYGVQLKRLNQQLSGKFAGQLKVAGIVGSAKLANIRATGQVQFSRGIPGINSPLNAVVSWNGQQLTIPQARTPNLTASGYILADAKQPGIPEITQLNLNVQTQNYDLKQLPLQLPNAVNVGGKADFTGQITGKITAPNVIGSLGLRNLQVQSKIQKFAFEPLLTGNINLVQGRGLSLDVAGKRDRLAAKLNANNQPNAFLVQWQQALVTGQSQGENWAVKVNNFPLQVLNLNLNLNLPNNPILGQGALAGLLTGDLQINQKTLATRGNIAIAKPQLGRIKGDRFTTEFQYNNNLTTLTNSEFINAQSRYLFDANLKQTPQGPQVQAKININQGKIQDLLTVAQIFEIQDLQRGLTPPTYGTAADLTTNPRGLANQTLFNQIQRLAEIDALLAAEEQKRLESKPIPDLKDLKGTFNGEIAINTATKNGLTAQFDLQGQNFTWGRETEPNRFYRAEKVIAKGAFEKGVLRLQPLSIEAKDRLIAFIGNVGGEEQSGKLTVEKFPIQLLNNFVKIPVGISGNLNIDAAIAGSIANPQARGELKITEGTLNQKPIQSANAGFSYADGRLKFGSQVIAVGNEPVNITGDIPYKLPFASVTPDNNQITLDVKVKDEGLGLLNLFTNQITFESGKGEVDLTVRGNRKQPSVKGTASLNNATFAAQALQGKLTNVSGKAEFDFNKVVVENLQGQFSNGKIEATGEIPIFNSQNIQIDKPLSVKLEQLVLNLKGLYQGGASGNLEITGSVLQPAIGGEIELSNGQVLLTESDTKTLSQTGSDLSIFAASKQNKTSDVESGITRLNNLQIKLGNSVEIARPPVFNFLATGDLNVSGTLNNPIPAGTIRLTKGGVNLFTTQFNLARNYKHTATFRTSDPRDPELDIKMFAKVLDGIQTIDLSRQVSTGLSELETVRVEAIVKGPASQLNENLELKSSPSRSQTEIVTLLGGGFVDTQGRGDTTLGLINIAGSAVFNNFQAAFSQIGDAFGLSELRIFPTILSDRPEAGKSNSTIELALEAGVDISSKFSFSTIKILTASDPFQWGINYRINDDFRVRASTNFTDDSRAIIEFERRF; from the coding sequence ATGTCTAACACTTCCAAACAAGATCAAGAAACCCCAACCGCAAGCCGCAAACGCTTATGGTTGATGATATTGAGTCGTGGTAGCATGGCTTTAGGCGCGTTGTTGCTAATGGTAATCATCGGTGGTATTTGGCGGTTAAGAGAATTTATCCAAAAAGATTTAGCACCCCTAGCACAACAAAATCTTACCAATACCCTCAACCGTCCAGTTGAACTGGGAAAAGTCAAAGAATTTTCCCTGACAGGAGTCAGGTTTGCTGCTTCAGCTATCCCTGCAACACCCACGGATACAGATCGGGTGACAATAGAAGCGGTAGACGTTGGTTTTGATCCTTGGCAGTTAGTTATTAACCGCCAATTAAAATTAGATGTTACTTTAATTAACCCAGATATTTATATTCAACAGGATAACCAAGGACGCTGGATCACTACCACTATCGCCCCACCAGGAAAACCAGGACTGATTAAAACCGATTTAGATAAACTGCGCGTTCGCAACGCCAGGTTAATATTAGTAGGAAACCAGAAAACGGAGTCACCAGTCCCCAGTCACCAGTCTCTAATACCTGTAACATTTTCAGGTTTATATGGAACTGCCCAATTGATAGAAAATAACCGACTAATTAAATTTGACGTAGCCGGAAAACCAAAGAACGGAGGTAATATTTTCCTGCAAGGAAATCTCCGCGCCCAGGCAAATTTAGAAGGTAATTTAAGGGTAAAAACGCAAGATTTATTAGCCGCAGATATTACTCGTTTGATTCAATTACCAATAAATTTACAAGCTGGTCGGGTAAATGGTGATTTACAAATTCAATTAATACCAAATCAACAAACTTTATTAGATGGTACTGCTGCTTTACAAGCTGTAACTCTACAAATTCCCCAAGTCCCACAACTATTAAGTAATACTCAGGGAAATGTCAAGTTTCAAGGATTAGCTATAGAGTTAGATAATGTAGTTAGTAATTATGGGAAAATTCCCCTTACTGCTAAAGGTGTGATTGACCGAGAAAAAGGCTTTAATTTATCAGGAAGTGTCAATGCTGTAAGTGTGTCAAATGCCTTAGAAACTCTGAAAGTGCAATCACCTTTCCCTGTGAGTGGGGTGGTAAAAGCCGATTTACAGATATTAGGCAATATTGACGAACCTGTGCTTTCAGGAACTGTGGCTAATATCAAAACTGCCAAAATTGATCAAGTTGATTTTGAGAAAGTTAGTAGTAAATTTGAGCTTTCAACTCGTGATGCTGTGCTGACTTTCAAGGATATTCAAGGACAAACAAAATTAGGTGGTGAAGTTAGCGGGGCAGGAAAAATTTCCCTGGGGAAAGTACCGCAAATTAATGTTAATTTAACTGCTAAAAATGTTCCAGGGGATGCGATCGCTAAACTTTATAATGATCATATTAACTCTACATTCAAAATTGGCACTGTTTCAGCTACAGCTAACCTCATTGGTACAGCTAACAATATCCAAACTTTCGTAAAATGGCAAGCTCCCCAAGCCACTTATGCTGCTACTGGTGAAACAATTATCAACCCAAATCGTACAGTTGATTTTCGTAATGTCGCTGTTAATATTGCTGGTAATATAATCCGGGTTTATGGTAATTATAATCCTCAAAGTTGGCAAGCTGTTGCTCAAGCTTCGGGTGTGAAATTAACCCCATTTCTCAACTCACAACAATTAGAAAATATCTCTTTAAATAACGCAGCATTTAACGGTAAATTAGTCATCTCAGGAACTTCTGAAAACTTTAAAATTACTAATATTCGTCCAGAAGATGCAAATATTAATATTGCTGGCGGTAAAGTTGCGATTTCTCGTTTTCAGTTAGAAGATAAAAACTTTATTGCTGACTTGATAGCTCAAAATGTGCGTTTAGGGACAATCTTAAAACAATCTGCCCCAATTTTCAATAATCCCATTGCCGGGAAATTTACTATTGCAGGTAATACCGAAAATTTCAACTTCAATAATTTCGGTGCTATTGGTGAAGGTAGTTTAAAAGTTAATAATGGCACAATTACAGCTAAAAATATTCAAGTTAGTAATGGTCGCTACAAGGCGCAAGTTGCAGTTAAAAATGTACCTGTGCAGAGATTAGCAAATGTTCCACCTCAAATACAAGGTGCGTTAGTTGGTGAGTTTAATGTTGCTGGTAATGTTGCATCTTTTCAACCGGAAACTATTCAAGCAAATGGTCAAGCAAAGTTAAATCTTGCTGGGGGAACAGTTACAGCTTCTAATATTCAACTTGCTAATGGTCATTACCAAACATTAGTTAATAGTTATGGTGTACAATTAAAACGTTTAAATCAACAATTATCAGGTAAATTTGCAGGTCAGTTAAAAGTTGCTGGTATTGTTGGGTCTGCGAAATTAGCTAATATTCGTGCTACTGGTCAAGTGCAGTTTAGTCGAGGTATTCCGGGAATTAATTCTCCTTTAAATGCTGTAGTTTCTTGGAATGGTCAACAATTAACTATTCCCCAAGCAAGAACTCCAAATTTAACCGCCAGTGGTTATATTTTAGCCGATGCTAAACAACCAGGTATACCAGAAATTACTCAATTAAATCTCAATGTTCAAACGCAAAATTATGACCTCAAACAATTACCTTTGCAATTACCTAATGCTGTAAATGTAGGCGGAAAAGCCGATTTTACAGGACAAATTACCGGGAAAATCACAGCACCGAATGTTATTGGATCTTTGGGTTTGCGAAATTTGCAAGTGCAAAGCAAAATACAAAAGTTTGCCTTTGAACCATTATTAACTGGTAACATTAATTTAGTGCAAGGAAGGGGTTTAAGTTTAGATGTTGCTGGTAAAAGAGACAGACTAGCAGCTAAATTAAATGCTAATAATCAACCTAACGCTTTTTTAGTACAGTGGCAACAAGCATTAGTTACAGGTCAATCTCAAGGCGAAAATTGGGCAGTTAAAGTTAATAATTTTCCCTTACAAGTGTTAAATTTAAACTTAAATTTAAACTTACCTAATAATCCGATTTTGGGACAAGGTGCATTAGCTGGTTTGTTAACGGGAGATTTACAAATAAATCAAAAAACATTAGCAACGCGGGGAAATATTGCGATCGCCAAACCGCAACTTGGTAGAATTAAAGGCGATCGCTTCACCACCGAATTTCAATACAACAATAATTTAACCACCTTAACAAACAGCGAATTTATCAACGCTCAAAGTCGCTACCTGTTTGACGCTAACCTCAAACAAACTCCTCAAGGTCCCCAAGTACAAGCCAAAATTAACATCAACCAAGGCAAAATTCAAGATTTACTCACCGTTGCCCAAATATTTGAAATCCAAGATTTACAAAGAGGTTTAACACCTCCAACCTACGGTACAGCAGCAGATTTAACCACCAACCCGCGAGGTTTAGCAAATCAAACTTTATTCAATCAAATTCAACGTTTAGCAGAAATTGATGCACTCCTAGCAGCAGAAGAACAAAAACGGCTAGAATCAAAACCCATACCAGATTTAAAAGACTTAAAAGGAACTTTTAACGGAGAAATTGCCATCAACACCGCTACAAAAAACGGACTAACAGCACAATTTGACTTACAAGGACAAAACTTTACTTGGGGTCGAGAAACAGAACCTAATCGGTTTTATCGTGCCGAAAAAGTCATTGCTAAAGGTGCTTTTGAAAAAGGTGTTTTGCGGTTACAACCTTTGAGCATCGAAGCGAAAGATAGACTCATAGCCTTTATAGGTAATGTTGGTGGTGAAGAACAATCAGGAAAATTAACAGTCGAAAAATTCCCAATTCAACTATTAAATAACTTTGTCAAAATCCCAGTAGGAATTAGTGGTAATCTCAACATTGATGCTGCTATAGCTGGTAGTATAGCCAACCCCCAAGCTAGAGGAGAATTAAAAATCACAGAAGGAACACTCAATCAAAAACCAATACAGTCAGCCAACGCAGGTTTTAGTTATGCTGATGGACGTTTGAAATTTGGTAGTCAAGTCATAGCAGTAGGAAACGAACCAGTTAACATTACTGGTGATATTCCCTATAAATTACCATTTGCATCAGTAACACCAGACAACAATCAAATTACCCTAGATGTCAAAGTCAAAGATGAAGGTTTAGGATTATTAAATCTGTTCACTAATCAAATAACATTTGAAAGCGGTAAGGGAGAAGTAGATTTAACTGTGAGGGGAAACAGAAAACAACCATCAGTTAAAGGTACTGCCTCTCTTAATAACGCCACATTTGCAGCCCAAGCTTTACAAGGTAAACTAACCAATGTGTCTGGAAAAGCCGAATTTGATTTTAATAAAGTAGTAGTAGAAAACCTCCAAGGGCAGTTTAGCAATGGTAAAATAGAAGCCACAGGAGAAATACCAATTTTCAACAGTCAAAACATCCAAATAGATAAACCATTGAGTGTGAAACTAGAACAATTAGTATTAAATCTCAAGGGATTATATCAAGGTGGTGCAAGTGGTAATTTAGAAATTACAGGTTCAGTATTACAACCAGCAATTGGTGGTGAGATAGAATTATCCAATGGTCAAGTTTTACTAACAGAATCTGATACAAAAACCTTATCTCAAACAGGTTCTGATTTATCAATTTTTGCAGCCAGTAAACAAAACAAAACCAGTGATGTTGAAAGCGGAATAACCAGATTAAATAATTTGCAAATCAAGCTAGGAAACAGTGTAGAAATAGCTCGTCCACCTGTTTTCAACTTCCTCGCAACTGGTGATTTAAATGTGAGTGGTACTTTAAATAATCCTATACCCGCTGGAACTATCAGATTAACCAAAGGTGGCGTAAATTTGTTTACCACCCAATTCAATTTAGCTCGTAACTATAAACATACTGCAACTTTTAGAACTTCTGATCCTCGTGATCCTGAGTTAGATATTAAAATGTTTGCTAAAGTATTAGATGGAATCCAAACAATTGATCTCAGCAGACAAGTTTCTACAGGGTTATCAGAATTAGAAACCGTCCGCGTCGAAGCAATAGTTAAAGGTCCCGCTAGTCAACTAAATGAGAATTTAGAATTGAAAAGTAGTCCCTCACGTTCACAAACAGAAATTGTTACTTTGTTAGGAGGTGGGTTTGTAGACACCCAAGGACGTGGTGACACAACATTGGGTTTAATTAATATTGCTGGTTCGGCTGTTTTTAATAACTTTCAAGCTGCATTTAGCCAAATTGGTGATGCTTTTGGTTTAAGTGAACTGCGGATATTTCCTACCATTCTTTCTGATAGACCCGAAGCAGGTAAAAGCAACTCGACTATAGAATTAGCATTAGAAGCCGGTGTGGATATTTCTAGTAAATTTTCTTTTTCTACGATCAAAATTTTAACCGCTAGTGACCCCTTCCAATGGGGTATTAATTACAGAATTAATGACGATTTTCGGGTTCGTGCTTCCACAAATTTCACTGATGATAGTCGGGCGATCATTGAGTTTGAAAGAAGATTTTAG
- a CDS encoding radical SAM protein translates to MNLIMKLSKLCNLRCTYCYEYDELANKERMSLDGIEFFFKNMADYMIKEEKNFSLTLIFHGGEALLLPHNYLRSICELKDKYLTKNGINTRTTVQSNLFKISSKTLDLLEELEIQLGFSLDVFGEQRLDIAGKVSQDQVLDNLQLLLDRQIPVGGISVLHALNVDKALQTYQFYNELGIDYRILPIHSSREILPERMSNLLLSHQQTINALKMIAKAQFSEISHITVQPLNEYFQAAVRYIINSTIDIYNPYIHDWAWIVNTNGDVYAHGDAYLAEGLMGNIFQQTVSEIFQSQDFVNVTNHRMKRGELCRRCQYDRKCNQIAITEAIPSERVYDSCGILQCAIAKPMIEFMIDEIRNSPDSQSIFEVYK, encoded by the coding sequence ATGAACTTGATCATGAAATTGAGTAAATTATGTAATTTAAGATGTACATATTGCTATGAATATGATGAATTAGCAAATAAAGAGAGAATGTCTTTAGATGGGATAGAGTTTTTTTTCAAAAATATGGCAGATTATATGATTAAAGAAGAAAAAAACTTCTCATTAACTCTTATTTTTCATGGAGGTGAAGCCCTTTTATTACCCCATAATTACCTTAGATCAATTTGTGAACTCAAAGATAAATATTTGACAAAAAATGGGATTAATACGAGAACTACTGTTCAGAGTAATTTATTCAAAATATCCTCTAAAACTTTAGATTTATTAGAAGAACTAGAGATTCAGTTAGGATTTTCCTTAGATGTCTTTGGAGAACAGCGTCTTGATATTGCTGGTAAAGTTTCTCAAGATCAAGTTTTAGATAATTTACAGCTTTTATTAGATCGTCAAATTCCCGTTGGTGGAATTTCTGTTCTGCACGCGCTCAATGTAGATAAAGCATTACAAACTTACCAGTTTTATAATGAATTAGGAATAGATTATCGAATTTTACCTATTCATAGCAGCCGGGAAATTCTTCCTGAGCGGATGAGTAATTTATTATTAAGTCATCAGCAAACTATTAATGCTTTAAAAATGATTGCTAAAGCTCAATTTAGTGAAATCTCTCATATTACTGTCCAGCCACTTAATGAGTATTTTCAAGCAGCCGTGAGATATATAATAAATTCTACAATTGACATTTATAATCCCTATATTCATGATTGGGCTTGGATTGTCAATACTAATGGTGATGTTTATGCTCATGGTGATGCTTATTTAGCGGAGGGTTTAATGGGTAATATTTTTCAACAAACTGTAAGTGAAATTTTTCAATCTCAGGATTTTGTAAATGTGACTAATCACCGGATGAAAAGGGGGGAACTTTGTCGTCGTTGTCAATATGATCGAAAATGCAATCAAATTGCAATTACAGAAGCGATTCCTAGTGAGCGCGTTTACGATTCATGTGGTATTTTGCAATGTGCAATTGCTAAACCGATGATTGAATTTATGATAGATGAAATTAGAAATTCACCTGATAGTCAATCAATCTTTGAAGTGTACAAATGA